The Kiritimatiellia bacterium genomic sequence TCAGTATGTCCGCGAAGATAATTGCGGCATCTAGGTCAAAGGCCCGCAGGGGCTGCATCGTGATCTCCGCCGCTACCTCCGGTTTTTTCACCATGTTGAGAATTGAGCCGCACTTTTCCTTTACGGCCCGATATTCCGGAAGATAACGGCCAGCTTGCCGCATCAACCAGATGGGCGTGAACGGGGTCGGGCGCGAGTGGCAGGCCGCCAAAAATGGGGATGCGCCGTCCGATGAGACGTCGGCGACGGTCATGGCGATTCAGAGGTTCCGACGAATCCGCCGGGTTTGCGCCAGATGGCGTGGCCGACGAAGAAAGGCCCAAGGCGCTCCAAAAATTCGGACGTCTGGCGCGTTTTTCGCATCGCCTGCACCATCGCGGAAAGCGGGAACAGCGCCTTGCCAATCAAACCGATGACGAAATCATTATCGTTTCTGTCCAGCCCGCGGCAATCGAGGCGTATGTCGCTTCCATAGTCCCCCGCCGTGAAGCGGGCGCCCAGGTCGCCGTGCTCGGCAAGGATTTCGCGCTGCTCATGGGCGCGAAGTTTTTCAAAGATGCCCTTCCGGCGCAAAGGATACCAAATGTGCCATGGGGTTTGAGGATTCGTGGCTCGTTGAATAGGTCGGTTGAAGAGTACGTGAGGGAGGTCGGCTTCGTAGCCCACCGAATAGGTTCTGCCGAACATGGTGAATTCCGGCTTCAACTCGAGGTCCCCAAAAGGCGGAGCGCGCAAAAAACTCCGAAGCTCGCCGGTAAAAAATTCGGGGTATTCATTCCAGGTCAGCAGGCCAATGCCCCAGGGATCGTTCACATCTCGGTAAAGCGTGGAAGGAAAGGGCGCCGCGTCCAGCGCCGCCATAAGCGCCTGTTCGTCTCGTGCATGCCCGAAGACGAGAAGCTGCATGAACAAGCGCCGATTAAGGGAAATGGGCCGGCCCGCGGCGTCGCGGCCTTTCTCAGAGAGATCGGGAATCCCGTGGAGCTGATCGTGTTCGTTCATTGCGATGATTCAGAGTCCAAGCCAGCCAACGCAGTTTGGAAGGCGGCGATTGCTCGGTCGACCACCGCATCCGTATGGGCGGTGGACAGGAAGCTGACTTCAAACGGCGATGGCGGTAGATAGACGCCAGCGTCGATCAAACGATGAAAAAGCCTTACGTAGAGGTTCTGATTCGTGGCCAGCACGTCGTCGAAATCGCGAGGCGTTCGGTCTGCGAAAAAGATCGAAAACACGCTCCCAAGGCAGGGTACCTGGACCTGGACGCCATTACGCCGCGCGGCATCCCGGATCGCGCCCACGAGACGCTGCGTGCGGGCCTCGAGTTCCGCATACGGCGGCTGGCGCTGCAACTGCCGCAAAACCGCAAGCCCCGCTGCGACGGAGACGGGATTCCCGCTCAGCGTGCCGGCCTGGTAGACGTTTCCCAGCGGCGCAAGACATTCCATCACGTCCGCGCGGCCGCCGAGCGCCCCGACAGGCATGCCGCCACCGATGATTTTTCCGAGGCAGGTTAGGTCCGGACGGACGCCGCACAGGGATTGCCAGCCGCCGAAACAAAATCGGAATCCGCTGATCACTTCGTCGAAGACCAGCAGCGCGCCGCATTCGTCGCAAATTGACCGTAGCATTTCGAGAAACCCGGGTTCCGGCAGGATCAACCCGACGTTTGCGGCCACCGGCTCGACCATGATTGCAGCGAGGTCGTTCCCGAAGTCTGCGGCCAGACGCTGCACGTCTTCCACGTGGTTGTAACGCGCGACCAGCGTGTTGCCCGCGCACGAATCCGGCACACCGGCCGACGAGGCGGCGGCCACCCCAGCGACGCCGCTGCCGGCCTTTACTAAAAGGCAATCAGCATGACCGTGGTAGCACCCGCTGAATTTCATAATTTTCGTGCGTCCCGTGAATCCTCGGGCGACGCGTACAGCGGTCATGCACGCCTCTGTTCCTGAACTGACAAGGCGCACGCGTTCGATCGAGGGGAATGCGGACTTGATCAACTCGGCCATCTCAATCTCGGCTTCCGTCGTAACCGCGTAAGAGGTCCCGCGTTGGGCCGCCTCGGCGATCGCGGAAACGACGAGCGGTGGTGCGTGGCCGAGAATCAGCGGGCCAAAAGATAGACAAAAATCTATCAGGGACCGGCCGTCCTCCGTCTCCAATAGCGCGCCGTGGGCCCGTTTCGCAAAGAGCGGTTCCCGACGAACGGACCGAAATGCTCGCACGGGGCTGTTCACGCCGCCGGGCATCGCAGCGCGAGCCCGCTCGGCCAGCGCGGAGATGGCAGTCTCTGTTTCCATGAGACAAAACGGAAATCTACGCTACGACACCGATTCAACCTGCGCAACAGATTCGTTCCGGCAAGATCGTCGCCCGCCTGTTCGAAAGACGAGCGACGCGCACGGCAGGGGTATCAAAAATTTTGAATATTGTGAGATGACCCATTCAGGGATATGGGCGGGGGAGGCGCACTCGACGCCGTAACCTGCTCGCCCCTGCGCGAAGCTAGCAGCATTCCCGCGCGCCTCCCGTCGTGCGCCGCGGCGCGTTCGTAACCCCACGTCTTCTTCCGACGTCTTCATCGCTCTTCCCTATGGCTTGAGTGTTCCTCGGTTTCAAACCTATTCATGGACACGGTCTTCTGAACCATCTCTCCGATGCCGCGGCCGCATAAGCGGTAATAATCTCAGTCCTCTGGCTGAAACCTGAAGGGATCTCCTGTAGCCGGCGCCGTTGGCGCCGGAAATTCTGCGGGCTCACCGCGCCTGGCTGCCGCTCATGAAAACGACGCTGAAGTCGAAGCTGCCGTCCCAACCGCGCGCTGCGTTCGGGATAACACGTGAGCGTCCATTCCCTTATCGCG encodes the following:
- a CDS encoding chlorite dismutase family protein; amino-acid sequence: MNEHDQLHGIPDLSEKGRDAAGRPISLNRRLFMQLLVFGHARDEQALMAALDAAPFPSTLYRDVNDPWGIGLLTWNEYPEFFTGELRSFLRAPPFGDLELKPEFTMFGRTYSVGYEADLPHVLFNRPIQRATNPQTPWHIWYPLRRKGIFEKLRAHEQREILAEHGDLGARFTAGDYGSDIRLDCRGLDRNDNDFVIGLIGKALFPLSAMVQAMRKTRQTSEFLERLGPFFVGHAIWRKPGGFVGTSESP
- the hemL gene encoding glutamate-1-semialdehyde 2,1-aminomutase, with translation METETAISALAERARAAMPGGVNSPVRAFRSVRREPLFAKRAHGALLETEDGRSLIDFCLSFGPLILGHAPPLVVSAIAEAAQRGTSYAVTTEAEIEMAELIKSAFPSIERVRLVSSGTEACMTAVRVARGFTGRTKIMKFSGCYHGHADCLLVKAGSGVAGVAAASSAGVPDSCAGNTLVARYNHVEDVQRLAADFGNDLAAIMVEPVAANVGLILPEPGFLEMLRSICDECGALLVFDEVISGFRFCFGGWQSLCGVRPDLTCLGKIIGGGMPVGALGGRADVMECLAPLGNVYQAGTLSGNPVSVAAGLAVLRQLQRQPPYAELEARTQRLVGAIRDAARRNGVQVQVPCLGSVFSIFFADRTPRDFDDVLATNQNLYVRLFHRLIDAGVYLPPSPFEVSFLSTAHTDAVVDRAIAAFQTALAGLDSESSQ